GGTACGGGGGTGGGTGCCCGCTTTCACGGGGGCGATGCTCTCATCGAGCACGCGCACGTACGCCGTTCCCTGAGGGCCGGGGATGAGCGCACCCGCGGTGCCTCCACCCACAAGCGAGCCGAGCTCCTCGTAGAAGGAGGGATCGAAGGTGCGCGTCTGGGGATCGAACTTGAGCAGGCACGGCTCCGGCGTGTTCTCTCCCTCCACCCGGTACACCGCGGCGCCGTACGCCTCCGTCGCGATGTAGACCTTGCCATCGGGGCCGACGGCGGCATCGTGCGTGTAGCCGCACCGGTCATCCATCGCGATGGTGGGCTCATCCGTCCGTGTGTCGACGGAGACGACGCCCGCCTTCCTGGTGATCCCCAATCCCGAGACCGGACGCCAGCCCACGGGCATGATGAGCTGGTTGTCGAGGTGCACGATCGCCCCCGAGAAGGACAGGATCGTGCCCGGGATGTTCAGCGCGTCGAGGGGAAGGGTCTTCGTGACCGTCATCTCGGTGGGATTCCAGATGACGAGCTGGGCGGTGGTCCCGTCGAAGTAGTACGCCTTGGTCGCCGAGATGAACTGGAAGTTGTTCTGGTACTCCCCGAGCGACGAGATGCCCTGGCCCTCGAGGCTCAGGGTTCCCGCCTGCTCCAGGCCTCCGCTGCTCGTCAGGTTGTAGCGGGTGATCGTCGCGCTCTCGTCACTCACCACATAGAGCGAGCCAGACTTGCGAATGCCCACGCCGAGCGCGCGGCCGGGAACCTTGATGGCGTTGTCCAGCGAGAGCGTCGCGGTCTGCTCCGCGCGGTCCGTCACGATGACGTAGCTCTCCATCGGGTCCGAGGAGAACAGCTGCGTGGTGAT
This is a stretch of genomic DNA from Archangium violaceum. It encodes these proteins:
- a CDS encoding MxcI protein, whose translation is MLAFALLSGCGDTQGPDDPGNGDTRPLYAITTQLFSSDPMESYVIVTDRAEQTATLSLDNAIKVPGRALGVGIRKSGSLYVVSDESATITRYNLTSSGGLEQAGTLSLEGQGISSLGEYQNNFQFISATKAYYFDGTTAQLVIWNPTEMTVTKTLPLDALNIPGTILSFSGAIVHLDNQLIMPVGWRPVSGLGITRKAGVVSVDTRTDEPTIAMDDRCGYTHDAAVGPDGKVYIATEAYGAAVYRVEGENTPEPCLLKFDPQTRTFDPSFYEELGSLVGGGTAGALIPGPQGTAYVRVLDESIAPVKAGTHPRTVASGTGWQWWQLKLDTLSATRRTDFPSTTGSVFLFESQNQTLYSEFGAGSASTTLHVLGESGRPTVTTEGLSFSFLQLR